The following are encoded together in the Pseudomonas sediminis genome:
- a CDS encoding Na/Pi cotransporter family protein — MLTLLHLLSAIALLVWGTHIVRTGILRVFGSQLRKVLSHNISRQPLAFVAGIGVTALVQSSNATALLVTSFVAQGLMALAPGLAIMLGADVGTALMARVLTLDLSWLSPLLIFLGVIFFLSRRQTRAGQLGRVAIGLGLMLLALELIVAAATPITEARGIRVLFASLTGDLLLDALVGAMFALLTYSSLAAVLLTATLAGAGLISLPVAIGLVIGANIGSGLLAFLTSSLQNPAGRRVALGSLIYKLIGLLLVLPVLQPLADWLDSLNWRPAELVIFFHLLYNSLRAVLMLPSVGLMARFCNWLLPDRADDSGIARPRHLDPTALATPSLALANAVRETLRVGDKIEAMLNRLLPVLEQNQPALNKELRSLNDDVASLCRAVKLYLAQIPREDLSEYESRRWAEILELAVNLEQAGDLIERMLGKIQNEKTAQRRAFSQKGLEELTSLHGQLMANLRLGLNVFLSADHASASQLLREKRRFRAQERRLAHAHIGRLQRQVVQSIETSSLHLELIADMKRLNSLFCTSAYVVLEGGETGALKLEGGE; from the coding sequence ATGCTGACCCTGCTGCATTTGCTGTCAGCCATTGCCCTGTTGGTCTGGGGCACACACATCGTACGTACCGGCATCCTGCGCGTGTTTGGTTCACAACTGCGCAAGGTGCTCAGCCACAACATCAGTCGTCAGCCGCTGGCGTTCGTCGCCGGCATCGGCGTCACGGCGCTGGTGCAGAGCAGTAACGCCACCGCGCTGCTGGTCACCTCCTTCGTCGCTCAGGGCCTGATGGCACTGGCGCCGGGGCTGGCGATCATGCTCGGTGCCGACGTCGGCACCGCGCTGATGGCACGCGTGCTGACCCTCGACCTGAGCTGGCTCAGCCCGCTGCTGATCTTCCTCGGGGTGATCTTCTTTCTCTCGCGACGGCAGACCCGAGCGGGGCAACTCGGCCGCGTGGCCATCGGCCTGGGGCTGATGCTGCTGGCGCTGGAGTTGATCGTTGCCGCCGCCACGCCGATCACCGAGGCACGCGGGATTCGCGTGCTGTTCGCATCGTTAACCGGCGATCTGTTGCTCGATGCCCTGGTCGGCGCGATGTTCGCCCTGCTCACCTATTCCAGCCTGGCAGCGGTGTTGCTCACCGCGACCCTGGCTGGCGCCGGGCTGATCAGCTTGCCGGTGGCCATCGGGCTGGTGATTGGCGCCAATATCGGCAGCGGCCTGCTGGCCTTTCTTACCAGCAGCCTGCAGAACCCGGCCGGGCGCCGCGTGGCGCTGGGCAGCCTGATCTACAAGCTGATCGGGCTGTTACTGGTACTGCCTGTGCTGCAACCACTGGCCGATTGGCTGGACAGCCTGAACTGGCGCCCGGCGGAGCTGGTGATCTTTTTCCACCTGCTCTACAACAGCCTGCGCGCGGTGCTGATGTTGCCCAGCGTCGGGCTGATGGCGCGCTTCTGCAACTGGCTGCTGCCGGACCGAGCCGACGATAGCGGCATCGCCCGACCACGCCACCTCGACCCAACGGCGTTGGCCACGCCGAGCCTGGCGCTGGCCAACGCCGTGCGCGAAACCCTGCGCGTGGGTGACAAGATCGAAGCCATGCTCAACCGCCTGCTACCGGTGCTGGAGCAGAACCAGCCAGCACTGAACAAGGAGCTGCGCAGCCTCAATGACGATGTCGCCAGTCTGTGCCGGGCGGTCAAGCTGTACCTCGCACAAATCCCCCGTGAGGACCTAAGCGAGTACGAAAGCCGGCGCTGGGCAGAGATTCTCGAGCTGGCAGTCAACCTCGAGCAGGCTGGCGATCTGATCGAGCGCATGCTCGGCAAGATCCAGAACGAGAAGACCGCGCAACGCCGGGCCTTCTCCCAAAAGGGGCTGGAGGAGCTCACCAGCCTGCACGGACAACTGATGGCCAACCTGCGCCTGGGCCTGAACGTGTTCCTCAGCGCCGACCACGCCAGCGCCAGCCAGCTGCTGCGCGAGAAGCGCCGCTTCCGCGCGCAGGAGCGACGCCTGGCCCACGCCCATATCGGCCGCCTGCAGCGTCAAGTGGTGCAGAGCATCGAAACCAGCTCCCTGCACCTGGAGCTGATCGCCGACATGAAGCGGCTCAACTCGCTGTTCTGCACCAGCGCCTACGTGGTGCTCGAGGGCGGCGAAACCGGCGCCCTCAAGCTCGAAGGCGGCGAGTGA
- a CDS encoding LLM class flavin-dependent oxidoreductase, with protein MSRLASIKLSTLDLAPIRDDGDAAQALHHSLALARHVESLAFERFWVAEHHNMDGIASSATSVLLGYLAAGTSKIRLGSGGVMLPNHAPLVIAEQFGTLATLYPGRIELGLGRAPGADQYTAHALRRSRDGSADDFPNDVEELQAYLGPRQEGQRVIAMPGAGTNVPIWLLGSSLFSAQLAGMKGLPYAFASHFAPRYMHEAVRTYRNHFRPSAVLDKPYVMLGVPLLAADSDEQAQYLATSAFQRILALIRGQSMVQRKPVPSMDGLWLPHERQAVGEFFGLAAIGGPQTVRQRLEQLLEQTEADELIFTCDMYDFADRLHAFDILAELQNS; from the coding sequence ATGAGCCGACTGGCCTCCATCAAGCTCTCCACCCTCGACTTGGCGCCGATTCGCGACGATGGTGATGCCGCTCAAGCCCTGCACCATTCGCTGGCGCTAGCCCGCCATGTCGAGAGTCTCGCCTTCGAAAGATTCTGGGTGGCCGAACACCACAACATGGACGGCATCGCCAGCTCCGCTACCTCCGTGCTGCTCGGCTACCTGGCCGCCGGCACCTCGAAGATCCGCCTTGGTTCCGGCGGGGTGATGCTGCCCAACCACGCGCCGCTGGTGATCGCCGAACAGTTCGGCACCCTGGCCACGCTCTACCCTGGGCGGATCGAGCTGGGTCTGGGCCGCGCGCCCGGCGCCGATCAGTACACCGCCCATGCCCTGCGCCGTAGCCGTGATGGCAGCGCCGACGACTTCCCCAATGACGTCGAAGAACTACAGGCCTACCTCGGGCCGCGCCAGGAAGGACAGCGGGTGATCGCCATGCCTGGTGCAGGGACCAATGTGCCGATCTGGTTGCTCGGCTCCAGCCTGTTCAGCGCTCAATTGGCCGGCATGAAAGGCTTGCCCTACGCCTTCGCCTCGCACTTCGCACCGCGCTATATGCACGAGGCGGTGCGCACCTACCGTAACCACTTCCGCCCCTCGGCAGTGCTGGACAAACCTTACGTGATGCTCGGCGTGCCGCTGCTGGCAGCCGATAGCGACGAGCAGGCACAGTACCTGGCCACCTCCGCGTTCCAGCGCATCCTTGCGCTGATCCGTGGCCAGAGCATGGTGCAGCGCAAGCCGGTGCCAAGCATGGACGGCCTATGGCTGCCGCACGAGCGTCAGGCCGTGGGCGAGTTCTTCGGCCTGGCCGCCATCGGCGGGCCGCAGACCGTGCGCCAGCGCCTGGAACAGTTGCTGGAGCAGACCGAAGCGGACGAGCTGATCTTCACCTGCGACATGTACGACTTCGCCGACCGCCTGCACGCCTTCGATATCCTCGCCGAGCTGCAGAACAGTTGA
- a CDS encoding TAXI family TRAP transporter solute-binding subunit → MKGKSLAWVLSAALAGTALSGMAQAEEKFVTIGTGGQTGVYYVAGQSICRFLNRGSAEHGIKCNAPASGGGVANVNGIRSGEFNFGIMQSDHQFKALNGAAPFEAEGAMSDIRAVFSLQSEVFTVLARRSANITSFDDLKGKRVNVGNPGSGQRDTLEEIMAVKGWDRSAFALAAELKPAEQASALGDNNIDAMTYFVGHPNGAIQEATTTTDAVLVPVTGAEIDKLLAEKTYYTKADIPGGLYKGNDQPTPSIGGKAVLSTSAKADPEVVYQLVKSVFDNIDRFKRLHPAFADLKEEDMIKVGLTAPLHEGAERYYKERGWL, encoded by the coding sequence ATGAAAGGCAAATCCTTGGCATGGGTCCTGTCCGCCGCGCTCGCGGGTACTGCCCTGAGTGGTATGGCACAGGCTGAAGAAAAATTTGTCACCATCGGCACCGGCGGCCAGACAGGCGTCTATTACGTTGCCGGCCAGTCCATCTGCCGCTTCCTCAACCGTGGCTCGGCTGAGCACGGTATTAAGTGCAACGCGCCAGCCAGTGGCGGCGGTGTGGCCAACGTCAATGGCATTCGCAGCGGCGAATTCAACTTCGGCATCATGCAGTCTGACCACCAGTTCAAGGCCCTTAACGGCGCTGCGCCGTTCGAAGCCGAAGGTGCAATGAGCGACATCCGCGCGGTGTTCTCGCTGCAGAGCGAAGTGTTCACCGTCCTCGCCCGTCGTAGCGCCAACATCACCAGCTTCGACGACCTCAAGGGTAAGCGCGTCAACGTCGGCAACCCGGGTTCCGGCCAGCGTGACACCCTGGAAGAGATCATGGCCGTCAAAGGCTGGGATCGCTCCGCCTTTGCCCTGGCTGCCGAGCTGAAGCCGGCTGAACAGGCCAGTGCTCTGGGCGACAACAACATCGATGCCATGACCTACTTCGTCGGTCATCCCAACGGCGCGATCCAGGAAGCCACCACCACCACCGACGCCGTCCTGGTTCCGGTGACCGGCGCCGAGATCGACAAGCTGCTGGCCGAGAAGACCTACTACACCAAGGCCGACATCCCTGGCGGTCTGTACAAGGGCAACGACCAGCCGACTCCGTCCATCGGCGGCAAGGCCGTGCTGTCCACCAGCGCCAAGGCTGACCCGGAGGTGGTCTACCAGCTGGTCAAGTCGGTATTCGACAATATCGATCGCTTCAAGCGTCTGCACCCGGCCTTCGCTGACCTGAAGGAAGAGGACATGATCAAGGTCGGTCTGACTGCCCCGCTGCACGAGGGCGCCGAGCGTTATTACAAAGAGCGCGGCTGGCTGTAA
- a CDS encoding OsmC family protein: MKKTASAHWQGGIKDGKGTISTESGVLKESPYGFNTRFEDKPGTNPEELIGAAHAGCFSMALSKELGDAGMTAESIDTKAQVTLEKVEGGFEISTVHLTLRAEIPGADRAAFEKAVEAAKTGCPVSKVLKATITLEGILEA; this comes from the coding sequence ATGAAGAAGACAGCTTCAGCCCACTGGCAAGGCGGTATCAAGGACGGCAAAGGCACTATCTCCACTGAAAGTGGCGTCCTCAAGGAATCGCCTTATGGCTTCAACACCCGCTTCGAGGACAAGCCCGGCACCAATCCCGAAGAGCTGATCGGCGCCGCTCATGCAGGCTGCTTTTCCATGGCACTGTCCAAAGAGCTGGGCGACGCTGGCATGACTGCCGAGAGCATCGACACCAAGGCGCAAGTGACCCTGGAGAAGGTGGAAGGCGGCTTCGAAATCAGTACCGTGCACCTGACGCTGCGCGCGGAAATTCCAGGTGCAGATCGCGCCGCCTTCGAGAAAGCGGTGGAAGCGGCCAAGACCGGCTGCCCAGTCTCCAAGGTACTGAAGGCCACGATCACCCTGGAAGGCATACTCGAAGCCTGA
- a CDS encoding HAD family hydrolase — protein MHHSTILFDLDGTLTDPREGITRSVQYALAKLGIDEPDLTALEHFIGPPLLQCFMATYALDEATGWQAVNHYRERFRVTGLYENRVFDGVETLLEALVAQGRTLYIATSKPTVFAEEIARHFGFDRYFTRIYGSELDGTRTNKVELLAHLLESEGLAPGSALMIGDRKHDLIGARSNGLQAVAVGYGFGSREELLGEAPDFHFETLEEMRQAFIC, from the coding sequence ATGCATCACTCCACCATTCTCTTCGACCTCGACGGCACCCTGACCGACCCGCGTGAGGGCATCACCCGTTCGGTGCAGTACGCGTTGGCCAAGCTGGGTATCGACGAGCCGGACCTGACCGCGCTGGAGCATTTCATCGGCCCGCCCTTGTTGCAGTGCTTCATGGCCACCTACGCGCTGGATGAGGCCACCGGCTGGCAGGCGGTCAATCACTACCGCGAGCGCTTCCGGGTGACCGGGCTGTACGAGAATCGTGTGTTCGATGGCGTAGAGACGCTGCTCGAGGCTCTGGTGGCGCAGGGCCGCACGCTGTATATCGCGACCAGCAAACCGACGGTGTTCGCCGAGGAAATAGCCCGGCACTTCGGCTTCGACCGCTACTTCACGCGCATCTATGGCAGTGAGCTGGATGGCACCCGCACCAACAAGGTGGAGCTGCTGGCGCATCTGTTGGAGTCGGAAGGACTGGCGCCCGGCTCGGCGCTGATGATCGGCGACCGCAAGCATGACCTGATCGGCGCGCGCAGCAATGGCTTGCAGGCGGTGGCGGTCGGTTACGGATTCGGTAGTCGTGAGGAGTTGCTCGGCGAGGCGCCGGACTTCCACTTCGAAACGCTGGAGGAAATGCGTCAGGCCTTCATCTGCTGA
- a CDS encoding GNAT family N-acetyltransferase, with translation MSDELIIRPIEAADFDQVWPIIRDVVQAQETYAFDSNMDRETAWKTWVELPRATFVAEQGGQILGTYYIKANAAGPGDHVCNCGYMTAPAARGRGIASRLCAHSLQVARELGFRAMQFNSVVATNEVAVALWQKHGFAIVGTLPKAYRHARHGLVDCHVMFRSLLD, from the coding sequence GTGAGCGATGAACTGATCATCCGCCCCATCGAAGCGGCCGATTTCGACCAGGTCTGGCCGATCATCCGTGACGTGGTGCAGGCGCAGGAAACCTACGCCTTTGACTCGAACATGGATCGCGAAACGGCCTGGAAAACCTGGGTCGAACTGCCCCGCGCGACCTTCGTTGCCGAGCAGGGCGGGCAGATTCTCGGCACTTACTACATCAAGGCCAACGCCGCTGGGCCCGGCGATCACGTGTGCAACTGCGGCTATATGACCGCCCCGGCCGCCCGTGGCCGCGGCATCGCCAGCCGCCTTTGCGCCCATTCGCTGCAGGTGGCACGCGAGCTGGGTTTCCGCGCCATGCAGTTCAACAGCGTGGTGGCCACCAACGAGGTCGCGGTCGCGCTGTGGCAGAAACACGGCTTCGCGATAGTCGGCACTTTGCCCAAGGCCTACCGCCACGCCCGGCATGGATTGGTGGATTGCCATGTGATGTTTCGTAGTTTGCTGGACTGA
- a CDS encoding aminopeptidase — protein sequence MPNAFPKDLLRRYAVPLLALLLGGCSTLDYYAHLGQGQWQLLQARQPVERLLSNPATDPDLARRLTLSQQARDFASAQLQLPENRSYRLYADLERPFVVWNVFATPEFSLDPELHCFPIAGCVAYRGYYQQGRAHGAAALLRQEGLDTYISGVEAYSTLGWFDDPLLNTMLRWSDERFIAVIFHELAHQQYYLPGDTAFNESFATFVEREGLRQWHSARNETPPASDDRQRQQFIELVLASRERLQQLYASDLPESAMRIAKQAEFERLRRDYRALRQREWGGQGRYDAWIESPLNNAKLLPFGLYDQWVPAFAALFAREERDWRAFYAAVAALGRLPQADRRAALESLMQDDQN from the coding sequence ATGCCCAACGCCTTCCCTAAAGACCTGCTGCGCCGCTATGCGGTTCCCCTGCTCGCCCTGCTGCTGGGCGGCTGCTCGACCCTCGATTACTACGCCCATCTCGGCCAGGGCCAATGGCAATTGCTGCAGGCGCGCCAGCCAGTCGAACGGCTGCTAAGCAACCCTGCGACAGACCCCGACCTGGCCAGGCGCCTGACGCTGAGCCAGCAAGCGCGGGACTTTGCCAGCGCGCAGCTGCAGCTGCCCGAGAACCGCAGCTATCGCCTGTACGCCGACCTGGAGCGTCCCTTCGTGGTGTGGAATGTCTTCGCCACGCCGGAGTTTTCCCTCGACCCCGAGCTGCATTGCTTCCCCATCGCCGGTTGCGTCGCCTACCGCGGCTACTACCAGCAGGGTCGCGCCCACGGTGCTGCCGCGCTACTGCGCCAAGAGGGCCTGGATACCTACATCAGCGGCGTCGAGGCGTACTCCACCCTGGGCTGGTTCGATGACCCACTGCTCAACACCATGCTGCGCTGGAGCGACGAGCGCTTCATCGCGGTGATCTTCCACGAGCTGGCGCACCAGCAGTACTACCTGCCGGGCGATACGGCCTTCAACGAGTCCTTCGCCACCTTCGTCGAGCGCGAGGGGCTGCGTCAGTGGCATTCGGCCCGCAATGAAACACCGCCGGCCAGCGATGATCGCCAACGCCAGCAGTTCATCGAGCTGGTGCTGGCAAGCCGCGAGCGCCTACAACAGCTCTACGCCAGCGACCTGCCGGAGTCAGCCATGCGCATCGCCAAACAGGCCGAGTTCGAGCGCCTGCGCCGCGACTACCGTGCCTTGCGCCAGCGCGAATGGGGCGGCCAGGGTCGCTATGACGCCTGGATCGAGAGCCCGCTGAACAACGCCAAGCTGCTGCCCTTTGGCCTCTACGATCAATGGGTGCCGGCTTTCGCAGCACTGTTCGCCCGGGAAGAACGGGACTGGCGCGCGTTCTATGCCGCAGTCGCAGCACTCGGTCGGTTGCCGCAGGCAGATCGTCGGGCCGCGTTGGAAAGCCTGATGCAAGACGACCAGAACTGA
- a CDS encoding DUF1161 domain-containing protein codes for MQRLIPALALMLLAGGALAAPKPCEELKQEIEVKIQANNVPSYTLEIVPNAEVQDQSMVVGSCDGGTKKIVYQRNG; via the coding sequence ATGCAACGACTGATTCCCGCCCTGGCCCTGATGCTCCTTGCTGGCGGTGCGCTGGCCGCGCCCAAGCCCTGCGAAGAACTCAAGCAGGAAATCGAAGTGAAGATTCAGGCCAACAACGTGCCCAGCTACACCCTGGAAATCGTGCCCAACGCCGAAGTTCAGGATCAGAGCATGGTCGTCGGCAGCTGCGACGGCGGCACCAAGAAGATCGTCTATCAGCGCAACGGCTGA
- a CDS encoding NCS2 family permease: protein MSTPRVHYPWYKKEDTDAFFALFQNNIANFVIIAISMLGMGFPAEIVFGQVLPGAAVAVMAGNFYYAFSAARLARKENRADVTALSYGISTPVMFVFLFGVLLPAKNLTGDAELAWKVAVAACFISGLIEAAISLIGNWVQRHLPRAAMLGAVAGVALTFIAGEMLFKTLEIPVIGLLVLAITIVGLVARVSMPFRLPASLFAIVVGTALAYLIGAADGGKFSDAFTHLGFYPLLPNLAWYEGLGLLFTTLLALMTVILPITLYNAIETMNNVEAMSAAGDSYSVRECQAVDGLGTSLGALFGGVFPTTVYIATVGSKWMGAGRGYSLLNGAVYGLATMFGLIAFIAALIPVSVVAPILVFVGMSMIATAFNSNHARYYPAVALAMLPYFANYLATRFNRGAPEVVEGISSAIGALGQGAMFSAILLGAMCVAVIDRQFRQATTFALVAAAMAFVGLMHAPKLAWYAAPDFVHGYLLMALFFAWYAWRGVEPAEPERVTGAD from the coding sequence ATGTCGACGCCACGCGTGCACTATCCCTGGTACAAGAAGGAAGACACCGACGCCTTTTTCGCCCTATTCCAGAACAACATTGCCAACTTCGTGATCATCGCCATCAGCATGCTGGGCATGGGCTTTCCCGCCGAGATCGTGTTCGGTCAGGTGTTGCCGGGCGCGGCGGTGGCGGTGATGGCCGGCAACTTCTACTACGCCTTTAGTGCCGCGCGACTGGCGCGCAAGGAGAACCGTGCCGACGTGACGGCGCTGTCCTATGGCATCAGTACGCCGGTGATGTTCGTCTTCCTGTTCGGCGTGCTGTTGCCGGCGAAGAACCTCACCGGCGATGCAGAACTGGCCTGGAAGGTGGCCGTGGCCGCGTGCTTCATAAGTGGTCTGATCGAGGCCGCCATCAGCCTCATCGGCAACTGGGTGCAGCGTCATCTGCCGCGTGCGGCCATGCTCGGCGCGGTGGCCGGGGTGGCACTGACCTTCATCGCTGGGGAAATGTTGTTCAAGACTCTGGAAATTCCGGTGATCGGCCTGCTGGTGCTAGCCATCACCATCGTCGGCCTGGTGGCGCGGGTGAGCATGCCGTTCCGCCTCCCTGCCTCGCTGTTCGCCATCGTCGTCGGCACCGCGCTGGCCTACCTGATCGGCGCGGCTGACGGCGGCAAGTTCAGCGATGCCTTCACCCACCTGGGTTTCTACCCGCTGCTGCCCAACCTGGCCTGGTACGAAGGCCTGGGCCTGCTGTTCACCACTCTGCTGGCGCTGATGACGGTAATTTTGCCGATCACCCTGTACAACGCCATCGAGACCATGAACAACGTCGAGGCCATGAGTGCCGCCGGTGACAGCTACAGCGTGCGCGAGTGTCAGGCGGTAGACGGACTCGGCACCTCGCTCGGGGCGCTGTTCGGCGGCGTGTTCCCGACCACCGTGTACATCGCCACAGTGGGTTCGAAGTGGATGGGCGCCGGGCGTGGTTACAGCCTGCTCAATGGCGCGGTGTACGGCTTGGCGACCATGTTCGGTCTGATCGCCTTCATCGCCGCGCTGATTCCGGTATCGGTGGTGGCGCCGATCCTGGTGTTCGTCGGCATGTCGATGATCGCCACCGCGTTCAACAGCAACCACGCCCGTTACTACCCGGCAGTGGCGCTGGCGATGCTGCCGTACTTCGCCAACTACCTGGCGACCCGCTTCAACCGTGGTGCCCCTGAAGTGGTCGAGGGCATTTCCAGCGCCATCGGCGCGCTAGGGCAGGGCGCCATGTTCAGCGCCATCCTGCTGGGCGCGATGTGCGTGGCGGTGATCGATCGCCAGTTCCGCCAGGCCACCACCTTCGCCCTGGTGGCGGCGGCCATGGCCTTCGTTGGCCTGATGCACGCGCCGAAGCTGGCTTGGTACGCCGCGCCAGACTTCGTCCACGGTTATCTGCTGATGGCGCTGTTCTTCGCCTGGTACGCCTGGCGCGGCGTCGAGCCGGCCGAGCCCGAACGCGTGACCGGCGCCGACTGA
- a CDS encoding TRAP transporter permease, producing MHDKQLSTEELIAQDVGARMPVGPMAQVITGLALLWSLFQLWIASPLPFIFGVGVLNDTQTRAIHLAFALLLAFLAYPAFKRSPRDRVPLMDIALGLVAAASAAYLFIFYQQLALRPGSLTTGDLVTACIGIPLLLEATRRALGPPLAIIALVFLIYSLAGPYMPGILAHRGVSFNALANHQWITTEGVFGIALGVSTSFVFLFVLFGALLERAGAGHYFIQLAFSLLGHFRGGPAKAAVLASGLTGMISGSSIANVVTTGTFTIPMMKRTGFSSEKAGAVEVASSVNGQIMPPVMGAAAFLMVEYIGMPYVEIIKHAFLPAAISYIALLYIVHLEALKLGLQPIGGHQPKPWLRRLTGFAFGAALISGLSLAVYYGLGWLKPALGEYALPVIGVLLAVVYLALLKVAASVPVLPPEDPNAPLEELPQTRAVLLSGLHFLLPVVVLVWCLMIERLSPGLSAFWGSVMLIIILLTQRPLLSWMRRDGSHEHGTFIDGVVDLREGLIAGARNMIGIGIATAAAGVIVGAVSQTGVGLVLADLVELLSMGNLLLMLVLVAVFSLILGMGLPTTANYIVVSSLLAPVVVALGQQNGLIVPLIAVHLFVFYFGIMADVTPPVGLASFAAAAVSKGDPIKTGIVAFFYSLRTAALPFLFIFNTDLLLIDVDFWHGVIIFIVATIAMLIFAAGTQGFFLVRSRLYESVLLLLVAFTLFRPGFWMDMLHDPYQEVPPAELAQALDGVEDGSSLRLRILGENAVGDPREFTVLLPVPDGASGQARLEKLGLNLYEEGDKVLVDSVTFGSLAADAGLEFDQQILSVRAPTDRWMKELMWIPGFLLFGLVVLLQRRRKLAQTA from the coding sequence ATGCATGACAAGCAACTTTCCACCGAGGAACTGATCGCCCAGGATGTCGGCGCGCGTATGCCCGTCGGCCCGATGGCCCAGGTGATCACCGGCCTTGCCTTGCTCTGGTCGCTGTTCCAATTGTGGATCGCCTCGCCACTGCCGTTCATCTTCGGCGTTGGCGTCCTCAACGATACCCAGACCCGTGCCATTCACCTGGCATTCGCCCTGCTGCTGGCGTTTCTCGCCTACCCGGCGTTCAAGCGCTCGCCGCGTGATCGCGTACCGCTGATGGATATCGCGCTAGGCCTGGTCGCCGCGGCCAGTGCTGCTTACCTGTTCATTTTCTATCAGCAGTTGGCCCTGCGCCCCGGCAGCCTGACCACGGGCGACCTGGTTACCGCCTGCATCGGTATTCCCCTGCTGCTGGAAGCCACGCGCCGCGCGCTCGGCCCACCCCTGGCAATCATCGCCCTGGTCTTTCTCATCTACAGTCTGGCCGGCCCCTATATGCCGGGGATATTGGCGCACCGTGGGGTCAGCTTCAACGCGCTGGCCAACCACCAGTGGATCACCACAGAAGGCGTGTTCGGTATCGCCCTGGGCGTGTCCACCAGCTTCGTCTTCCTCTTCGTCTTGTTCGGCGCTCTGCTCGAGCGCGCCGGTGCCGGGCATTACTTCATCCAGCTGGCATTCAGCCTGCTCGGCCACTTCCGCGGCGGCCCGGCCAAGGCGGCGGTACTGGCCTCCGGCCTGACCGGGATGATCTCCGGTTCGTCGATCGCCAACGTGGTCACCACCGGTACCTTCACCATTCCGATGATGAAGCGCACCGGCTTCTCCTCGGAGAAGGCCGGCGCGGTCGAGGTGGCGTCTTCGGTCAACGGCCAGATCATGCCGCCGGTGATGGGCGCTGCGGCCTTCCTGATGGTCGAATACATCGGCATGCCCTATGTCGAGATCATCAAGCATGCCTTTCTGCCTGCCGCGATTTCCTATATCGCGCTGCTCTACATCGTCCATCTCGAGGCGCTGAAGCTCGGCCTGCAACCTATTGGCGGCCATCAGCCCAAGCCCTGGCTGCGTCGCCTGACCGGCTTCGCCTTCGGAGCAGCGCTGATCAGTGGCCTGTCGTTGGCGGTCTACTACGGCCTCGGCTGGCTCAAGCCGGCGCTCGGCGAATATGCCCTGCCGGTGATCGGCGTGCTGCTCGCGGTGGTGTACCTGGCGCTGCTGAAAGTCGCCGCCAGCGTGCCGGTGCTGCCGCCGGAAGATCCCAATGCGCCCCTGGAGGAGCTGCCGCAGACCCGCGCGGTGCTGCTCTCCGGTTTGCACTTCCTGCTGCCGGTGGTGGTGCTGGTCTGGTGCCTGATGATCGAGCGCCTGTCCCCCGGCCTGTCGGCCTTCTGGGGCAGCGTGATGCTGATCATCATCCTGCTCACCCAGCGCCCGCTGCTGAGCTGGATGCGCCGCGACGGCAGTCACGAGCACGGCACCTTCATCGATGGCGTGGTCGATCTGCGCGAAGGCCTGATCGCCGGTGCACGCAACATGATCGGCATCGGTATCGCCACCGCGGCGGCCGGTGTCATCGTCGGTGCGGTGTCGCAGACCGGCGTTGGCCTGGTGCTGGCCGACCTGGTCGAGTTGCTGTCGATGGGCAACCTGCTGCTGATGCTGGTGCTGGTGGCGGTGTTCAGCCTGATTCTTGGCATGGGCCTGCCGACGACGGCCAACTACATCGTGGTGTCCAGTCTGCTGGCGCCGGTGGTAGTGGCGCTGGGGCAGCAGAACGGCTTGATCGTGCCGCTGATCGCGGTGCACCTGTTCGTCTTCTACTTCGGCATCATGGCCGACGTGACCCCGCCGGTGGGGCTGGCCTCGTTCGCTGCCGCTGCGGTGTCCAAGGGCGACCCGATCAAGACCGGTATCGTGGCGTTCTTCTACAGCCTGCGTACCGCTGCGCTGCCGTTCCTGTTCATCTTCAACACTGACCTGCTGCTGATCGACGTCGACTTCTGGCACGGCGTGATCATCTTCATCGTGGCGACCATCGCCATGCTGATATTCGCTGCCGGCACCCAGGGTTTCTTCCTGGTGCGCAGCCGCCTATACGAGAGCGTGTTGCTGCTGCTGGTGGCGTTCACCCTGTTCCGCCCCGGCTTCTGGATGGACATGCTGCACGATCCTTATCAGGAAGTGCCGCCGGCTGAGCTGGCGCAAGCGCTCGATGGGGTAGAGGACGGTAGCTCGCTGCGCCTGCGCATTCTCGGCGAGAACGCCGTGGGCGACCCGCGTGAGTTCACCGTGCTGCTGCCGGTGCCGGATGGCGCTTCGGGCCAGGCGCGCCTGGAGAAGCTCGGCCTGAACCTCTATGAGGAAGGCGACAAGGTGCTGGTGGACAGCGTAACCTTCGGCAGCCTGGCCGCCGATGCCGGTCTCGAGTTCGATCAGCAGATCCTCAGCGTGCGGGCACCGACCGACCGCTGGATGAAGGAGTTGATGTGGATTCCGGGCTTCCTGCTGTTCGGTCTCGTGGTACTGCTGCAGCGCCGTCGCAAGCTGGCGCAGACCGCATAG